A window of the Linepithema humile isolate Giens D197 chromosome 4, Lhum_UNIL_v1.0, whole genome shotgun sequence genome harbors these coding sequences:
- the LOC105670105 gene encoding uncharacterized protein isoform X1, producing the protein MLQTIVNTTDCRKASLKHRTDEERLLSSSKSLLEFIPQSRDNDASHRPRAVQLAKVMIIRRHSTLHLRRLSQPRRIRGCWPRASCVLCTARARRAPRLPRKRIVFACLAVATARAGIAHGGGLAITGHGRLGGAGLTGGLAAGAGTAASLQGGASSLGSGGLGASYAAGAAAAAGAAGVQQIVSGGVIGGRSDIGPAEGPKANVGPQTGPSDLVGPQEGAKSVGGPRTGPASLVGPAAGPSTLVGPSQGTATLVGPSQATANLVGPSYGGVAFYAGSGGINGDDGSSGAAANAAPGGGAGALVGGLGGLGGLGLGGGLAGPGAIAVIGGGGAGIGGALGGGDAGVAVINGPSGAIHAGLGAHGAVIPAPLGKWA; encoded by the exons ATGTTGCAGACCATTGTGAACACCACAGACTGCCGTAAAGCATCCCTGAAGCATCGCACCGATGAAGAACGTTTGCTTTCATCATCTAAAAGCCTACTCGAATTCATCCCGCAATCGCGGGATAACGACGCATCGCACCGGCCGAGAGCTGTCCAATTAGCCAAAGTGATGATCATTCGGCGTCACTCGACGCTGCACCTGCGCCGTCTATCGCAACCAAGAAGGATCCGCGGCTGCTGGCCGCGTGCAAGCTGTGTGCTGTGTACCGCTCGCGCACGTCGCGCACCACGCCTGCCGAGAAAGAGA attgtgTTCGCCTGCTTAGCAGTGGCGACGGCGCGCGCCGGAATCGCCCATGGTGGTGGTCTGGCCATCACCGGACACGGACGTCTGGGTGGTGCCGGTTTGACCGGTGGACTCGCCGCTGGTGCTGGAACCGCCGCCTCCCTCCAGGGTGGTGCCTCCAGCTTGGGATCCGGCGGTCTTGGTGCCAGCTATGCTGCTggtgcggcggcggcggctggCGCTGCTGGAGTTCAGCAGATCGTCTCTGGTG GAGTGATTGGCGGCAGGTCTGACATCGGACCCGCTGAGGGACCGAAGGCCAACGTTGGACCCCAGACCGGACCGTCTGATCTCGTAGGACCCCAGGAGGGCGCCAAGTCCGTCGGTGGACCCCGCACTGGACCGGCCAGTCTTGTAGGACCTGCTGCTGGCCCATCCACCCTTGTTGGACCGTCCCAGGGAACCGCCACCCTCGTAGGACCATCCCAGGCTACCGCTAACCTCGTTGGACCGAGCTACGGTGGTGTTGCCTTCTACGCCGGATCCGGTGGCATCAACGGTGATGACGGTAGCTCTGGTGCTGCTGCCAACGCCGCGCCCGGTGGTGGTGCTGGTGCCCTCGTCGGAG gACTCGGTGGACTCGGTGGACTCGGCCTTGGCGGTGGACTCGCTGGCCCTGGTGCCATTGCTGTCATCGGTGGTGGTGGTGCTGGTATCGGTGGTGCCCTCGGTGGCGGTGATGCCGGAGTTGCTGTGATCAACGGACCGTCTGGCGCCATCCACGCCGGACTCGGCGCTCACGGTGCCGTCATCCCCGCGCCCCTTGGCAAGTGGGCATAG
- the LOC105670105 gene encoding uncharacterized protein isoform X2, with protein sequence MKAFIVFACLAVATARAGIAHGGGLAITGHGRLGGAGLTGGLAAGAGTAASLQGGASSLGSGGLGASYAAGAAAAAGAAGVQQIVSGGVIGGRSDIGPAEGPKANVGPQTGPSDLVGPQEGAKSVGGPRTGPASLVGPAAGPSTLVGPSQGTATLVGPSQATANLVGPSYGGVAFYAGSGGINGDDGSSGAAANAAPGGGAGALVGGLGGLGGLGLGGGLAGPGAIAVIGGGGAGIGGALGGGDAGVAVINGPSGAIHAGLGAHGAVIPAPLGKWA encoded by the exons ATGAAGGCCTTT attgtgTTCGCCTGCTTAGCAGTGGCGACGGCGCGCGCCGGAATCGCCCATGGTGGTGGTCTGGCCATCACCGGACACGGACGTCTGGGTGGTGCCGGTTTGACCGGTGGACTCGCCGCTGGTGCTGGAACCGCCGCCTCCCTCCAGGGTGGTGCCTCCAGCTTGGGATCCGGCGGTCTTGGTGCCAGCTATGCTGCTggtgcggcggcggcggctggCGCTGCTGGAGTTCAGCAGATCGTCTCTGGTG GAGTGATTGGCGGCAGGTCTGACATCGGACCCGCTGAGGGACCGAAGGCCAACGTTGGACCCCAGACCGGACCGTCTGATCTCGTAGGACCCCAGGAGGGCGCCAAGTCCGTCGGTGGACCCCGCACTGGACCGGCCAGTCTTGTAGGACCTGCTGCTGGCCCATCCACCCTTGTTGGACCGTCCCAGGGAACCGCCACCCTCGTAGGACCATCCCAGGCTACCGCTAACCTCGTTGGACCGAGCTACGGTGGTGTTGCCTTCTACGCCGGATCCGGTGGCATCAACGGTGATGACGGTAGCTCTGGTGCTGCTGCCAACGCCGCGCCCGGTGGTGGTGCTGGTGCCCTCGTCGGAG gACTCGGTGGACTCGGTGGACTCGGCCTTGGCGGTGGACTCGCTGGCCCTGGTGCCATTGCTGTCATCGGTGGTGGTGGTGCTGGTATCGGTGGTGCCCTCGGTGGCGGTGATGCCGGAGTTGCTGTGATCAACGGACCGTCTGGCGCCATCCACGCCGGACTCGGCGCTCACGGTGCCGTCATCCCCGCGCCCCTTGGCAAGTGGGCATAG
- the LOC105670099 gene encoding uncharacterized protein — translation MKTLFISFALCAVVAAAPRERREAVLADHGYYGGHGAYGGHGAYGGHGAYGAYGGLGGYGGHGVALAGPVLGATSVAGPHVGATAVAGPAIGSARLSGSAAGPVHVSGAVAGPAVVSPSIAGPAHVEGYGGPYDGGYGGGDGAYIGGYAGYAAGPAYGYAGYAGGHGGHGGHGGHGAHGVVIAGPASHGAVLAGPHSGSAAVSGPHAGSVVIAGPSGKITAHGSGYGAAIHAGLGHGHGHW, via the exons ATGAAGACCCTC TTCATCTCGTTTGCTCTGTGCGCTGTCGTTGCCGCGGCACCTCGTGAACGACGAGAAGCTGTCTTGGCCGATCACGGATATTACGGGGGCCATGGAGCTTACGGGGGCCACGGAGCTTACGGCGGCCACGGAGCTTACGGAGCTTACGGAGGTCTAGGCGGCTACGGCGGACACGGGGTGGCTCTTGCCGGACCAGTGCTGGGAGCGACGAGCGTCGCAGGTCCTCATGTAGGTGCCACCGCTGTTGCCGGTCCAGCGATAGGTTCGGCTCGATTGTCCGGCTCGGCGGCTGGTCCCGTTCACGTTTCGGGCGCCGTTGCCGGTCCAGCTGTCGTCTCACCGTCAATCGCCGGCCCAGCGCACGTGGAAGGCTACGGTGGTCCGTATGACGGTGGCTATGGTGGAGGTGATGGTGCTTATATCG GAGGTTACGCAGGATATGCAGCTGGTCCTGCTTACGGCTACGCAGGATACGCCGGCGGTCACGGTGGGCACGGCGGGCACGGCGGGCACGGCGCGCACGGAGTAGTCATAGCCGGACCGGCCAGCCACGGCGCGGTTCTAGCCGGACCTCATTCCGGAAGCGCGGCTGTTTCTGGACCGCACGCTGGTTCGGTGGTAATCGCCGGTCCTTCCGGAAAGATCACCGCTCACGGAAGCGGTTACGGTGCCGCCATCCACGCCGGACTTGGCCACGGTCACGGTCACTGGTAA
- the LOC105670098 gene encoding uncharacterized protein, which produces MAATSTLAIETNSPDVVPATILLFTMCPLIAIFLVATLSVATAAPSAWGLGAGAALAGPILGPAALAGPINGPSVLAGPAVGPARISGAVDGGAVVTGSVAGPSIVSGSVAGHGALIGPALGYAAPGWASALGAVVAGPAIGPAALAGPIAAPALIAGPSGSISAGHAGLGGIIRGW; this is translated from the exons ATGGCAGCCACATCTACCTTAGCCATCGAGACAAATTCTCCTGACGTTGTTCCAGCGACAATCCTTCTCTTCACCATGTGTCCCTTAATTGCGATTTTTCTCGTAGCGACTCTGTCGGTGGCGACCGCGGCACCATCCGCTTGGGGTCTGGGTGCCGGTGCCGCCCTAGCCGGTCCGATTCTAGGACCTGCGGCCCTCGCTGGACCTATTAACGGACCGTCCGTACTGGCAGGACCGGCGGTTGGACCTGCACGCATATCCGGAGCCGTCGACGGCGGTGCTGTTGTCACTGGTTCTGTTGCCGGACCGTCGATCGTTTCCGGTAGCGTCGCCGGACATGGAGCCCTGATCGGGCCGGCTCTTGGCTACGCGGCACCGGGCTGGGCATCAGCTTTAG GAGCAGTGGTTGCTGGTCCTGCTATTGGTCCAGCTGCTCTCGCCGGACCCATCGCAGCACCAGCTTTAATCGCTGGACCGTCCGGTAGCATTTCTGCTGGTCACGCTGGTTTAGGCGGTATCATTCGTGGATGGTAA
- the LOC136999277 gene encoding elastin-like: MLIHSLVATLVGTDILTHITHPLPGLANLGLVSPGLANLGLASPGLANLGLVNPGLANGGANDNAAAAASAAASATVNGGAGGVGPGNGYNSWNGYRPSFLRPILSRYWNNYGLGGVNGAPSNADAAAASSAAAAGMPLSVITLIMVAMTVAYPDREPRGVVGIPAAAVIGPKAISAVADLITTLLAAAIAGTIIVPAGPATTFEAATPGTTTAPAGPARTRIAVESAAGPTTVAGLADGPATVAEPAEGPTIAAEAADGPTMATAFEAGSAT; encoded by the exons ATGTTAATCCACTCCTTGGTGGCAACCCTGGTTGGAACAGATATTCTTACCCATATTACCCATCCATT ACCGGGGCTTGCGAATCTGGGACTTGTGAGTCCGGGGCTTGCGAATCTGGGACTTGCGAGTCCGGGGCTTGCGAATCTGGGGCTTGTGAATCCGGGACTTGCGAACGGCGGGGCCAACGATaacgctgctgctgctgctagTGCTGCTGCTTCTGCCACTGTGAATGGAGGAGCAGGAGGAGTTGGTCCTGGCAACGGTTATAACTCCTGGAATGGCTATAGACCAAGCTTTTTGAGACCAATTCTGAGTCGTTATTGGAACAATTATGGACTGGGAGGCGTTAACGGTGCTCCATCCAATGCTGATGCTGCTGCAGCTAGTTCCGCCGCAGCTGCGGGAATGCCACTATCC GTGATAACTCTCATTATGGTTGCAATGACTGTCGCTTATCCTGACAGAGAACCTCGTGGTGTTGTAGGAATACCTGCAGCTGCAGTGATAGGACCAAAAGCTATTTCAGCTGTG GCAGATCTGATCACAACTCTATTAGCAGCTGCAATTGCCGGCACAATTATCGTTCCCGCAGGCCCAGCCACAACGTTCGAAGCTGCAACTCCTGGCACGACCACCGCTCCCGCAGGCCCAGCCA GAACCAGGATCGCGGTAGAGTCCGCAGCGGGTCCAACTACAGTTGCAGGACTTGCAGATGGTCCGGCAACCGTTGCGGAACCCGCAGAGGGACCAACTATAGCTGCGGAAGCTGCAGATGGTCCAACGATGGCTACAGCATTCGAAGCAGGCTCAGCTACCTAA